The following proteins are co-located in the Acinetobacter sp. NCu2D-2 genome:
- a CDS encoding ion channel encodes MDKLAWRIYRNFESLPSAWLLAIQLVLLILSVLAYGNLAYRAATWVIGVILLFVVAKVIRQTPVFTFVGLTFVTGAIFFSLLILLGVRSTGVHITAHAFEAAAYFCAAYGLFRYMFHDRYLTKDELFAAAAVFTLLAWGFAFLYNICQLVYPFSFSSVNGQAVQPWFDLLFLSFSVQSATGLSDVMPVSPLARMLTMIQMFLGVMYLAIIVSRLIALQYKHQVPKSKDK; translated from the coding sequence ATGGATAAGTTAGCTTGGCGAATTTACCGAAATTTCGAGTCTTTGCCGTCCGCATGGCTGTTGGCAATTCAGCTTGTGCTGCTCATTCTTTCTGTCTTGGCTTATGGCAATTTGGCTTACCGTGCTGCGACGTGGGTGATCGGTGTAATTCTATTGTTTGTGGTTGCAAAGGTGATTCGACAAACCCCCGTATTTACTTTCGTGGGGTTAACTTTTGTCACAGGTGCTATCTTTTTTTCATTACTCATTTTGTTAGGTGTTAGATCGACAGGTGTACATATCACAGCACATGCATTTGAAGCCGCCGCATATTTCTGTGCAGCTTACGGGTTATTTCGTTATATGTTTCATGATCGTTATTTAACTAAAGATGAGTTATTTGCAGCAGCAGCGGTATTTACATTACTGGCTTGGGGATTTGCATTTTTATATAACATTTGTCAGTTGGTCTATCCATTTAGCTTTAGCAGTGTAAATGGGCAGGCGGTGCAGCCCTGGTTCGATTTATTATTTTTAAGCTTCAGTGTGCAATCTGCGACAGGCCTATCTGATGTGATGCCGGTGAGTCCTTTGGCACGAATGCTGACCATGATTCAAATGTTTTTAGGGGTAATGTACCTTGCCATTATTGTCTCGCGTTTAATTGCATTGCAATACAAGCATCAAGTACCGAAATCTAAAGATAAATAA
- the omp33-36 gene encoding porin Omp33-36 yields MKKLGLATALLLAMTGAQAYQFEVQGQAEHIDNTANDKDFTGAVQGTYYFKDVDASKGPLAEAAFLNHASNVSAAYSYGENGQEEADRTRTANHTFGAKGEAYIPTKVVPAYASASYSHTITDNKAGKADDNGDRYALEVGALLKPNFLVAVGYTSVADQTSYDAFNIVSNGVAKAALESATIAEDQDAITARTKYVGPIDGTNMSIGFESGLVYGESTAYNLGTTLYLNPKLSVGVNYLESSYEGSPDKALGANVNYFITPAVAVGASYVNANAEGNKYDTQTVGLNAKFRF; encoded by the coding sequence ATGAAAAAACTTGGTTTAGCCACTGCTTTATTATTAGCGATGACCGGTGCTCAAGCGTACCAATTCGAAGTTCAAGGTCAAGCAGAACATATCGACAATACTGCTAACGACAAAGACTTTACTGGCGCTGTTCAAGGTACTTACTACTTCAAAGATGTTGACGCTTCTAAAGGTCCTTTAGCTGAAGCTGCTTTCCTTAACCATGCATCTAACGTTTCTGCTGCGTACAGCTACGGTGAAAATGGTCAAGAAGAAGCTGACCGTACACGTACTGCCAACCATACTTTCGGTGCGAAAGGTGAAGCTTATATCCCAACTAAAGTTGTTCCTGCTTACGCAAGCGCTTCTTATAGCCATACAATTACAGACAACAAAGCTGGTAAAGCTGATGACAACGGCGACCGTTATGCTTTAGAAGTAGGTGCTTTACTTAAACCTAACTTCTTAGTTGCTGTGGGTTACACTAGCGTTGCTGACCAAACTTCTTATGATGCTTTCAACATCGTTTCTAATGGTGTTGCTAAAGCTGCTCTTGAATCTGCAACTATCGCTGAAGACCAAGATGCAATCACTGCACGTACTAAATATGTAGGTCCAATCGACGGCACTAACATGTCTATCGGTTTTGAATCTGGTTTAGTTTATGGTGAATCTACTGCTTACAACCTAGGTACTACACTTTACCTTAACCCTAAACTAAGCGTTGGTGTGAACTACTTAGAATCTAGCTATGAAGGTTCTCCTGACAAAGCTTTAGGTGCAAACGTAAACTACTTCATCACCCCTGCAGTTGCTGTAGGTGCTAGCTATGTAAATGCTAATGCTGAAGGTAATAAATACGATACACAAACTGTTGGCTTAAATGCTAAATTCCGTTTCTAA
- a CDS encoding GGDEF domain-containing protein, protein MNSLRSEKLSKRLYWAMSIIILCLLLICIPLIFSKGQSFLQSVKTYHELETISSIADLANQISRERAPANKAMSSSPSELAAHQQELMEYRLTVDAKIKETAEILKEHGFDELSTQLIQTVQPSLARGRAEVDRYVALPYSQRNAEALDHSVLAMFDAWESSRNILKEFVITSKTPSPRLTPFITQILLLSDLRDQSGRVASNIMAHVTFGKYLPDENLTRSLQTQRQVVYLWDLVDTLQPKQDKTPEFVRLHQDIQTQFIEKGIPIVSDLIDDSIQHRPYRLTGTQLTENIVDKFATVIKLQTYLIDYSTDLAQREMQQNLNYLLWSVAISLISVLAAVFSMVFARRSIFLPLIAAREILFDLSKSSEQEVHNKNEQSSKDETETLFAAIQKLERMLQQRDALEFRLKNIAHSDSLTGLSNRFALEEYTKFLEEHPSKFTKTCLMIIDIDHFKQVNDQHGHIVGDQVIQSVADCLKWNVRTSDMIVRYGGDEFLVLIENIELVNALNVANKIRKEVNGETILDGEGQRIPFSVSIGVAVGADSWLELFAKADSALFEAKAKGRNVVEAA, encoded by the coding sequence GTGAATTCATTACGCTCTGAAAAACTCAGTAAGCGCCTGTATTGGGCGATGTCGATCATTATTCTATGTCTATTGCTGATCTGTATCCCATTGATTTTCAGTAAAGGACAGAGCTTTCTTCAGTCCGTTAAAACCTATCACGAGTTAGAAACGATCAGCAGTATTGCGGATTTGGCAAATCAAATTTCTCGTGAACGTGCCCCTGCCAATAAAGCAATGTCGAGTAGCCCAAGTGAGTTGGCTGCACATCAACAAGAGTTGATGGAATATCGCTTAACAGTTGATGCAAAAATTAAAGAAACGGCTGAAATTTTAAAAGAGCATGGTTTTGATGAACTCAGTACGCAATTAATTCAGACAGTTCAGCCTTCTTTGGCACGTGGGCGTGCTGAAGTTGATCGTTATGTCGCTTTGCCATATAGCCAACGTAATGCCGAAGCCTTAGATCATTCCGTTTTAGCGATGTTTGATGCATGGGAAAGTTCTCGTAATATTTTAAAAGAATTCGTAATTACCTCGAAAACGCCTTCACCACGTTTAACGCCTTTTATTACTCAAATTTTACTTTTATCAGATTTACGTGACCAATCGGGGCGAGTTGCCTCCAACATCATGGCACACGTGACATTTGGTAAATATTTGCCTGATGAAAATCTGACACGCTCGTTACAGACTCAGCGTCAAGTTGTGTATCTATGGGATTTGGTCGATACTTTACAACCAAAACAAGATAAAACGCCTGAGTTTGTCCGTTTACACCAAGATATTCAGACTCAATTTATTGAAAAAGGCATTCCGATTGTTTCAGATCTGATTGACGATAGTATTCAGCATCGTCCATATAGGTTAACGGGTACTCAGCTTACAGAAAATATCGTCGATAAGTTTGCGACCGTGATTAAGCTGCAAACTTATTTGATTGATTACAGTACCGATCTTGCGCAACGTGAAATGCAGCAGAATCTAAATTACCTTTTATGGTCGGTTGCGATTTCTTTAATCTCGGTATTGGCAGCTGTATTTAGTATGGTATTTGCGCGTAGAAGCATTTTCTTACCATTGATTGCGGCACGTGAAATTTTATTTGATTTGAGTAAGTCCTCTGAACAGGAAGTACATAATAAAAACGAACAATCTTCTAAAGATGAAACTGAAACATTATTTGCTGCAATTCAAAAGTTAGAGCGTATGTTGCAGCAGCGTGATGCTTTGGAATTTCGTTTAAAAAATATTGCTCATTCGGATTCACTCACGGGCTTATCGAATCGTTTTGCTTTGGAAGAGTACACCAAGTTCTTGGAGGAACATCCGTCCAAATTCACCAAGACCTGTTTAATGATTATTGATATTGATCACTTTAAACAGGTGAATGATCAGCATGGTCATATCGTTGGTGATCAGGTGATTCAGTCTGTTGCGGATTGCTTAAAATGGAATGTACGTACTTCCGATATGATAGTGCGTTATGGCGGTGACGAGTTTTTGGTATTGATTGAAAATATTGAATTGGTCAATGCGCTGAATGTTGCAAACAAGATTCGTAAAGAAGTGAATGGCGAAACGATTTTGGATGGGGAAGGTCAGCGTATTCCATTTTCAGTGAGTATTGGTGTGGCTGTTGGTGCAGATTCTTGGTTGGAATTATTTGCAAAAGCGGATAGTGCTTTATTTGAAGCTAAAGCTAAGGGACGTAATGTCGTAGAAGCGGCTTGA